ACTTTGTCTACATGTTTCAAAGAACTCACGAAAAGAAATCATCTACTATTTATATCGATTATGTGATTTGAATCTAAACCTCATTGTTTGATTCTCATTTCCTTAACCACTAAACTATGCCTTtaaatataagaatataaaaaaatttgcATTCACTGAAATTTGAATCTACGACCTACCTCGTAATCCCGCTCCCACAAACTTTTTTGACATCTAGGTCATACCATATCTCTAATATTATCGAATGGTTTATATATGGAAATGCAACagcaagaaaaattaaaattgtgagATGCtcataaaaagaacaaaagaaggtTGAAGTAGTTATAGTTTACATGGAATATTATAGGAACTTAAAAGATGTTCATATATTATGACATGTTGAGTAGCCACACTGCAGAAAGACTTATAATACTCTACTAATACAACTAATTAAGCCTCAGAAACACTGGTTACTACTTAAACAGAACATAGTAGAGCGCCTTCTGACCATGGGACTTTTAGATCTTTACTGTTgcctatatacaagaattatcaTCACTAAATAATACTTATCTCACAAACCTACACCAACTCTACaagaaacaaatattttaatttcatccaCGAGagataggggtaaggtctgcatacactctactcTCCTCGGGTCTCGCACCTAGaattacactggatatgttgtggTGGTTGTTCCTCCAAATAATTAGCCAGTAAAAAATGAGAAATCTTGAGTATTGTCATAGTAATAATGATCATGAGTCATCCATAGCGAATCTGGACAATAATCCCAGGTGTTAGATGCCATAACTGGTAAATCATTCCTTGTTTCAATTTCTTGTGATGATTCAACTTCTTTCCAAATTTCATCCATGGAGTATACCATCATGTTCTGATCCTCTTCATATGTTTTATTTGCTTCAACAACTTGCAACAACTCGTTTTGTTCTGTACTGGAGTCCACAGCAGGACTGTTGGCAGAGGAAGATGAACAATTGGAGAAGTTGGATGAAGATGGAGAAATTGAAGCCTTAttgttcttcttttcatcttgtGCTAGCTTCCTCATGTGGGTTCTCCAGTAATTCTTGATTTCATTATCAGTTCTTCCCGGTAATTTCCCCGCAATTTTTGACCATCTGCATGCAGAATTTTGGAATTAGCTGTGAATTTCATCGTTAAATCACTCGTAGCTAATTAACATACTTTTCTATACAATTTGTCGCTAAATAAGATTCCCACAAATTTTGTTGTTTAATACAAAATTCACCGGTCGTTAAACTCGTTCTTTTAATAGTGGTTCTAGATCTACCTGTGATAGTAGTACTACTTTCCTCGTAAAACTTACACGCACCTCGTGTATACACCAAGCCAATACATGTAtgtcatgtgtttgaatttaaagttcatgttatttaattatgattaatcaatatgtattttacttaatttaacactgagtgcgtgtaagtttttaccGTACTTTTTGTATGGAAAGTTAttaatttcttaaactccatgtctGATCAAAtggtgacacataaaatgagacggaggtaGTATTATTTTGCACTTAGAAAGAAAGTGAAATTAATCACACAAGACAAAGAGTAATTGAAAGGATACCAAATAATAAGAGAGAAGGTGAAATGAAAAAACAGACCTATTTCCATATTTGGAGTGGAGTTGAagaacaagttgttcttcatgagGAGTCATTTTGCCTCGTTTGAGACCAGGATTCAAGTAATTAACCCATCGTAATCTGCAACTCTTTCCACTTCTTTTCAAacctataaataaattaataacaaGAAATGGAATATGCAGAAGAAGAAGGGGTTATTAAACTTGGTCCCTTAGCTTATCACTAAAAAAAGGTCATATATATTATGCCCAAAAACTaagcctatatatatatatatatatatacctagttTATTTTTTCTCTCCCTCCAACCAACCTCAAACCTGAAACTTTCGCCAGAAAATCCCAGCGACGATCTCCAAACATCTTCACATAAAATACTAGCTGAAGATCTTCTTGTTCTGTCCATGGACCTTTTCTTACTTCCTCttgaaccatttttttttttaaaaaaaaaaactagaatatTGCTTTTTTTGTGACTTGTTGGTGGTGATTGATGCTAGTGTACTCGAGTGATATTTATACTGGGAATAATTGGCCTTGAAGGGGGGTTGTCCTAATTTTCttcatgttattttattttggaatgtgTCTACTAACAAGTGGTATGGGAGTGGTCATTTTAATTTAGTGGCAGGAAAAAACCTATTGTTGGCATATGATGTAAGCCATTAACAGGGAGGACCCAAATGATGATATATCTAGTAGTAATAAATCTAGATAAGAGGTTGATATGTTGATGTGATGTAACTTTATTAATTCTTTCATAAGTTGCTGCCCATTTCGTCGTTGCATTCTTTTGGAATTTCTCCTATTTCATCCCCatcaataagaaaattatatgagtACGTATACGtgcttcttttgttttatttttgtgtatgGTGGTATTTATGAGGGAAGAATGATTCTTGGATCATATTTGATGTATCGTTAAAAGTGTGATCTTAATCGTATCACAATATTTTTATGGCTATAAAAGAATAtcattaaggataaaattgaaaaattaaagagtTTCAAATcataagttctttttttttttttaattactattataataaaataaaaggaaagaggGCGGATCATATtcatacaagtatatatatggaCGGGTAATCAATATAGTAAAAAGAGTTTGTAATAGTGTGCACACTGTATCTACAGTAATTAATTGCTTAATTAAATACATATTTGTTTACTCATTTAATGAACTCTCAATTTTTTGCTGGAACACTTTATCTTAAAATTGAAGGTGAAGAATGCATATCATTTGATTAACTCCTCTGATCGAATCGTTTGTAAGTGTTTATCGGTTCCGGTTAGCAGGAGGAgttacatttcttcaacatgattACAAATTAACCGGGCCCTTGTAATACTGTCCCTTGACTGCAGCAAAGGCCATATCAGAATAATAATATGCATTACAGAGTTTACACCTAATTTCAATTATATATGtcgtttaaaaaatattttaaagatagTTTATTACTCTTTATCTTATGATCGAAGTTTATTAGTACTCTTTAGTCTTATGATCAGTCGATATTTGATTGAACACGACATTTAAGGAACAAAAGACTTATGAATTATCATACATGAATGAATTATATGCAGGTGTACGCACCAAAATTGTCTTCACTATCAACTAATTAAGAAATTATACGAATTCCACATACCATTCAAAGTCTATCGTGGCGACTTGAGTAGTTTCAAAAGACTTTCACTGTACCGATCCTTTTATTCGAAACACTTTTCTGTGTGTGGTTTTTTCTTTGTGCCGATCTGATTGCTATGCACAAAAATGACTTATCAGGGATAAACTTAAAGGCCGCACTGAAGTGTTCACGTGAACCTAGTCACTCTTGAGTGTGAATTCAGTTGTTATTGTAATATTAAATGTAgaaattcataaacttcaaaCTGTTAATTCGCTCTGCTTATAAGAGCCGACACACAAAAAAGTTTTTGAGATTGGACATCTCTTAATGGCACGAGGGGGCTATTATTAATCTTTTGTGACGACGTTTTAATTTGTAGCTTCTGTCTATAGTGGCCACGAAAGTCTAAATGTGTTGTAGTTTTTACTTTGTGGTTTTCTGTGGCGACTTAATCTCATTTGGTGATGACCTTAGTCGCTATGCGTGAGTTATACTTGGAGTCGCCACAaatatgttttagaaatcttgGGCATTTATTATCAGCGGCCTACGAGTTTCCAAAAAAGATATTCTTTGTAATATACTAGTTTGCATGCACAAAATATACTTCATTTCTTCTTTTCTGAAAATGCATTGCAAAAGAGGTAATTAGTGACACTAACAAAAGAAATGCCAATTTATGACGAAATTCGTCCGAAAACTCATTGGTAATGTTTCTAACATTATATTCCTCATGTAGCATAATTCCAACAGGATGTCAGTCAAAAAATATTCTTAACAGAGTAGTATTTGGCTTGGGTttggtgtggggggggggggggggggggggggttgtaaCCAAAGTATTTGggcaaattttttttgaaatatagcAACAATTATCTAATCCTAATTAACAATATTAAGAACATTATTTAATAGAGATAAGTAAATAATGCTAGTCATTTTCATCTTTCTACGCGTCCAAGTTTCTTTACTCGTGGACTTATTATAGCAGCCCTTACTTATTTAAATACTTGTTATAAGGAGACCAAACATGGTTACGTTAGACATATTATATACACAAGTCCACTAACAACGATATGAAAATAGAGTAGTATATTAAAATTAGATTTACCATCATTTATGGATGCTTGACAAAAATATTCTTGGAGCTAGGTGGATGATTTTGTACTtttaactccacataccttatcACCAAAACTTCAAGTATCCATCAGATTTTATCTACTAGGTAAACGAGGttaaaaattggaaactcattttCAAGGTCTTTAGATGGAATCTCCTACCATGTAGGGTACTGTCAAATACATAGGTTACTAAATAAGCTCAGAATACCTCTTTAAGTCTTTAATTAAATAAAGATTACAAGTGAATGCCACAGTATTAATAAGTTAAAAAAGTAAACTTATTTAAACAACTTAGAACAGTTATTCGACAATTGAATTAATTGGCCCAACAATTATTAAAGTTGTTTGATAACTGTATTAGTTGTCCCAATAATTAtcaaagttgtcgaacaactttgatagttgttgggACAACTTCTATAATTGTTGAAACAGTTTTTATAGTTGTTGGAgcgaaaatatttttaaaaaaatttgtcactttttaccaaatttttaaaaacttgaagGACCCCACTTAATTGACAAACTTGTTTGTcacttttaattcaaaattccACCCTATTTAGGCTAAAATGCAATGGGCTAAATAATGGTTATCATAGCTTAACCCACCCATACTATAATTTATTTAGCTTATTCCACAAAATTAACACCTAAATTTTAAAATCCAATAAATAGATACCATCATAACCATTTATATGATAGCAGTGAAATACATTTTACTGAATTAGTAACACTGAAACTTGTTTGAATCATCAACCCGGAACAAAGtctctctctttattttatttttctttaaggcTAAACCCAAAATTTATCTctgtctctctttcttcttcttcttcttcttcttcttctccttctccttcttctccttctccttcttctccttcttcttcttctcctcctccttcttNNNNNNNNNNNNNNNNNNNNNNNNNNNNNNNNNNNNNNNNNNNNNNNNNNNNNNNNNNNNNNNNNNNNNNNNNNNNNNNNNNNNNNNNNNNNNNNNNNNNNNNNNNNNNNNNNNNNNNNNNNNNNNNNNNNNNNNNNNNNNNNNNNNNNNNNNNNNNNNNNNNNNNNNNNNNNNNNNNNNNNNNNNNNNNNNNNNNNNNNNNNNNNNNNNNNNNNNNNNNNNNNNNNNNNNNNNNNNNNNNNNNNNNNNNNNNNNNNNNNNNNNNNNNNNNNNNNNNNNNNNNNNNNNNNNNNNNNNNNNNNNNNNNNNNNNNNNNNNNNNNNNNNNNNNNNNNNNNNNNNNNNNNNNNNNNNNNNNNNNNNNNNNNNNNNNNNNNNNNNNNNNNNNNNNNNNNNNNNNNNNNNNNNNNNNNNNNNNNNNNNNNNNNNNNNNNNNNNNNNNNNNNNNNNNNNNNNNNNNNNNNNNNNNNNNNNNNNNNNNNNNNNNNNNNNNNNNNNNNNNNNNNNNNNNNNNNNNNNNNNNNNNNNNNNNNNNNNNNNNNNNNNNNNNNNNNNNNNNNNNNNNNNNNNNNNNNNNNNNNNNNNNNNNNNNNNNNNNNNNNNNNNNNNNNNNNNNNNNNNNNNNNNNNNNNNNNNNNNNNNNNNNNNNNNNNNNNNNNNNNNNNNNNNNNNNNNNNNNNNNNNNNNNNNNNNNNNNNNNNNNNNNNNNNNNNNNNNNNNNNNNNNNNNNNNNNNNNNNNNNNNNNNNNNNNNNNNNNNNNNNNNNNNNNNNNNNNNNNNNNNNNNNNNNNNNNNNNNNNNNNNNNNNNNNNNNNNNNNNNNNNNNNNNNNNNNNNNNNNNNNNNNNNNNNNNNNNNNNNNNNNNNNNNNNNNNNNNNNNNNNNNNNNNNNNNNNNNNNNNNNNNNNNNNNNNNNNNNNNNNNNNNNNNNNNNNNNNNNNNNNNNNNNNNNNNNNNNNNNNNNNNNNNNNNNNNNNNNNNNNNNNNNNNNNNNNNNNNNNNNNNNNNNNNNNNNNNNNNNNNNNNNNNNNNNNNNNNNNNNNNNNNNNNNNNNNNNNNNNNNNNNNNNNNNNNNNNNNNNNNNNNNNNNN
The Capsicum annuum cultivar UCD-10X-F1 chromosome 6, UCD10Xv1.1, whole genome shotgun sequence DNA segment above includes these coding regions:
- the LOC107875555 gene encoding transcription factor MYB59 isoform X2 is translated as MVQEEVRKGPWTEQEDLQLVFYVKMFGDRRWDFLAKVSGLKRSGKSCRLRWVNYLNPGLKRGKMTPHEEQLVLQLHSKYGNRWSKIAGKLPGRTDNEIKNYWRTHMRKLAQDEKKNNKASISPSSSNFSNCSSSSANSPAVDSSTEQNELLQVVEANKTYEEDQNMMVYSMDEIWKEVESSQEIETRNDLPVMASNTWDYCPDSLWMTHDHYYYDNTQDFSFFTG
- the LOC107875555 gene encoding transcription factor MYB48 isoform X1; the encoded protein is MDRTRRSSASILCEDVWRSSLGFSGESFRFEVGWRERKNKLGLKRSGKSCRLRWVNYLNPGLKRGKMTPHEEQLVLQLHSKYGNRWSKIAGKLPGRTDNEIKNYWRTHMRKLAQDEKKNNKASISPSSSNFSNCSSSSANSPAVDSSTEQNELLQVVEANKTYEEDQNMMVYSMDEIWKEVESSQEIETRNDLPVMASNTWDYCPDSLWMTHDHYYYDNTQDFSFFTG